ATTTTTCAAACATTCTCTCAATCAGGCACTTACTTTTGTAGAGGTTAAATATAAAAGTGCTTATTCGAGGCTCGCTTTCCAACCTATTCTTTGGAATATATAGCTTTCGCCTTGATAACAAGGCTCAAACGGGCAGGCTCAGCGCCGCTGCCCACTATTGGCGATCGTCGCTATCTCAATGCAAGATTGAAAATATAGGGCATATCGTAATGTCTCTAAGAAATACGTACTGCTAATTATCTCATATTGAATTCATTGCAGATTGGCATTGGATTCTTTTTCAGCCGATAAAGCTTAACGAGATGAAAAATCAGACTCAACAAAAATACATTCAATTTAATGGTCAATATCCTTCAAATAATACGCTATATACTGGAAGAAAAAGGGTAATTGGTTGATGCAGTCACCGATATACTTTCATTTAATAAATTAGGCAACGTCAAGCCTGACTTGATCCTGCTTGACGACTGGCTTAGCGATGGATATGGGCACCTGCTTTGCAGGGCATTAAAGCAGAACCGTCAGACTAAAACAATCCCGGTGGTACTGATTTCTGCAAAAAATGACATCGAATGCATTGCTGAAAAAAGCCATGCAGATGATTATATCCCTAAACCTTTCGATCTCGACTTCTTTATGGATAAAGTCCAGTCTTGGCTATCACCACATCAAAACGCCCTAAGGCCTGACTAAGTTGAGACTACTCAAATATTTAATGAAGTAATACGGAAAGTTTGTACTTTAATCAACTGCCGCAATCCGCTGCGATTAGCAACTCCAAACCATGAAGTTGATTTTTACGAATTTTCCTTCGCACATCTTCTTTATCTGTTTTTTGCACCATGTCGTGCATTGCGGAAATTAGAAACCCTGCCGTACCATAACATGGATCTAAAATTAAATCAGTTGTTTTAAGTTCAGCTAAATCGCAAAACCAATTCTGTGATATGTTTCGGTGTTAATACGATTCCTAAATTTTGCCGTCTATTCCAGTGGCCCCTATCAGGTTTACGACTTCGTACCGACTTACCTGAAAGGCGTATTGGGTTTTATGGGCATGACCGATCTCAAGATCTTCCGGGCAGAGGGCCTGGCTTACCCCGGACAGGCGGAGGCGGCCCTGCAGCGCGGTATCAGCTCTATTGCCCTGTAGATAATGTGCAGCCATATCGTGGCACTATTCGTGTGGCATGAATAGCGGCGGTAAATTGCCGCCAATAACCTCCTGCTTAAAATAATCAAATGGAAAAATTAGCATTACTGGCCCGCCTGGAGGCCAAACCCGGTAAAGAACAGCAAGTTGCCGACTTGCTTAAAAGCGCTTTGCCCTTGGCGGAAGCCGAGCCAGGCACCATCCGCTGGTATGCATTGCAACTCAGTCCCTCCACTTTTGGCATATTCGACACATTTGCCGATGAAGCCGGCCGGGACGCACATTTAGGCGGCGAGATACCTAAAGCCTTAGCAGCTGTCGCGAATGATTTACTGGCCGTGCGACCGGTGATCGAAAAAGTAGATCTGCTGGCCATTAAATAGCACAAAACAAAGATCCCCGGCGATCATCTGGCGGGGGACCTTTTTATTATACTTTATTTTGGGGCTTTTTGAGATGCTGAAAGCGGCCTATTTAAAAACCATACATACCGCCCGAAACGGAGATCTGCTCGCCGGTTATCCAGGCTGCATCATCGGAAGCAAGGAATACCGCTGCTTTGGCAATATCTTCCGGCTGGCCCCGGCGGCCAAGCGGCGTTTTTTCAATAAACATTTTTTCATAGTCGCTGCCGGCTGTTACCCCCGCTTCGGTTGCACCCTCTGTTTCTGTTGCGCCAGGCAATATGGAATTGACACGAACGCTTTTGACACCCAACTCTTTTGCTAAAGCAATAGTGAAGGCATCTAAGGCCGCTTTGGTTGCGGAATACAAAGATGCCCCCGGAAGCGGCATTTTGCTGGCGCCGGAACTGATATTGATGATATTGCCGCCTTTGTCGCCAAATAATTTCAAGGCCGCCTGGATCGTTAGTATCGGCCCTAATACATTGACGTTGAAACTCTGATGAAAACCGGCTACTGATATGCCTTCAATAGGTGCGTATCCCTGCGCGACCGCGTTGTTAACCAGAATATTCAATCCGCCGAATGCTTTCGCTGTTTCTTCAAAAAGCCTCGTTACATCGGCTTCATTCGATACATCGGCCTGTACCGCGATAGCGATGCCGCCGTTATCAGTTATGGCTTTCACCACTTGTTCTGCGGCTTCTTTGCTGGAAACATAGTTGATCACCACTTTTGCGCCTTCGGCCGCGAAATGTTTCGCGATGGCTGCACCTATTCCTTTTGCTGCACCGGTTACTACCGCTACTTTATTTTTTAATCTGCTCATTGTTTATATTATTTAAGATTTGAATTTAACCAGGTCCTGGAAGATCAGCTGACCCCAGGTATTGCCATGCGCCTGCACCAGCAGCCCGCCTTCAGCGAGCCCGCCCAGTTTTACCGGCACGAACCCGAGATCTTCGGCCAGCGCACCGATCTCCGCTGCTGCGGCTTCATCGTCGCTAGCCAGATATACGACCCTTCGGCCACCGTGTACCGACGGATTCTGCTCAAGAATGGCAGCCCCCAAATGGTTGAAGCCTTTAACGAGTTTCCCACCGGTGAACGCCTGCGCCACGAATTTGGCTGAAGGCAGTCCGTTCATCTGCTCGGGTGGCACGCCATAAGCGTTGGTCACATCGACAATAATTTTACCCTCCCAGTTGGGCAGCGCTTTAGCGACATCCCGGTGCGCTGCAAAACGCACCGCTAAAAAGATAACGTCCGCTTTGACGGCGTCCGCCAGTGTGGTGGCAATGATCTCCGGGCCGATCGCGGCCGCGTCGGAGGTGAAGCTTTCCGGGTCCCGTGTGGTAGCCACCGCTACCTTGATGCCCTTGCGGGCAAATGCCTTGGCCAGGGCCTGGCCGATCTTGCCGAAGCCAATAATGGCGTAGTTTGCTGAATTAGTCATTTTTTAGTTATTTAGATAAATAGGTCATACCGCCGTCCACCAGGAGTTCAGCACCCAACATAAAAGAAGAATCATCAGAGGCCAGGAAAACGGCTGTTTTACCAATGTCACTTGGTTGCCCGATCCTGCCGATAGGCATTTGATCGGCAAAGTGCCTTTTTACCGCTTCCATTTGTTCTACGGGAACAAACTTGTCAAACGCCGGGGTATCTGTGGTACCAGGTGTGATCACATTTGCCCTGATCTTCCGGTCTAACAGGTCACTTGAAAATCCTTTGGCTAAATAGATCACGGCCGCTTTGGCAGCGCCATAAAGCGTAAAATTCGCATAGGCCCGATGGGCAGCATTTGACCCGATCAGAATGATCGAGCCACCATCATTCATATAGGGTAGTGCTTTCTGTACGGTGAAGTAAACACTCTTCAGGTTCAGGTCGATCGCCTGGTCGAACGCGGCTTCATAAAAAGTCGCTACTGTTCCTACTGCTCCGGCACCCGCATTGGCGACAATGATGTCTATCTTGCCAAACTTTTCAGCGGTTGCTGCAAATACCCTTTCCAGGTCGGCCAGGTTGGTTACATCAGCATTGATGCCTATGAAATTTTCGCCAAGTCGCGCTACGGAACGATCTAAGGTTTCCTGGTTCCTGCCGACGACAACTCCCTTTGCACCTTCGTACTTGAATTCCAATGCAATGCCCAATCCGATACCGCTATTACCGCCCGTGATCACCGCTACTTTATTTGTTAATCTGCTCATTTTTAATTTATATTTAAATTTGTTTCGCAAAGTTACTATCAATAGTTTACTTTTGTAACCATTATGATTGAATCTGGTTACTAATGGGTAACTACAAATTTTGAAATATGAGAGACGAGCGATTTTGCGCATCAAATTGCCCCTTTACGCGGGCCATCGGAACCATTGGTAATAAATGGAAACCGATCATCATCAATGTGATCGGCACCCGTACCGTTCGTTTCGGTCAGCTGGATTCCATTATTCCGCTTATTTCCAGGAAAGTTCTGACCGAACAACTCAAAGAGCTGGAAGAGGACGGGTTGTTGGAAAGAATGGCCTATAAGGAACTCCCGCCAAGGGTCGAATATAAATTGTCTGAAAAAGGCCTGGCTTTTCTGCCGATCTTAGAAAGTATAAAAGCATGGAATTGCAAATATGAGGTAGCGCCGCTGACCGAAGCGCTTGATCAAAAAAGTCGGATAACCTATGCAAACTAACGTATTGCAGAGCCTCCTTAGACGTTTGCCGAAACCCGGGCCATCGATCTGAATTTATCAGGGAATCAGCCTCGCTTCCCGCAATTGTTTAAAGAGGTCATAAAAGCCATCTTCCGTATCCTGGTAGACTGTAAATCCCAGCTTACGGCTCTTGGACATATCGGTCATGACCTCGATTGGCCTGCCCAGGTCGAGATCGGTATGCCAGGGACTGGCGAGCCGGTTAAGCGCGGGTTCTTTCAAATGATATTTTTGCGCGATCTCCCGCCAGACAGGGGCGTCATCAGCCATCGTTCGTTCCAGCGGATGAATGGTGCCATCGAAGCCTGCGGATTCAACGCCGAAATAAGCTGCGATCCGGCTCCATAACCTGCTCCAGCGAAAAACATCGCCGTTAACGATATTGAAAGCCTGGTTCCGCGCGGCATCCGTAGTCGAAGCCCAGATCAGTTGTGCAGCCAATATCCGTGCATCGGTGACATCGGACAGCCCGTTCCATTGGGCGGCTGAGCCGGGAAATATAAAGGGACGATCCGTTTCCTTGCAGATCGAGGCGTAGACCGCCAGCGTGGTGCCCAGGTTCATGGCGTTACCTACCGCCTGACCAATAACGGTATGCGGGCGGTGAATGCTCCAGGTAAATCCATCGCGTTCGGCAGCAGTATAAACTTCGTCTTCCTGGGCATAATAAAAGTTCTCGATGTCCAGCCGGGGATGTTCCTCGCGTAAAGGGGTTTCCGGCAAAAATCCTGCTTGGGCATACGCCTCGAACGGCCCCAAATAATGCTTTAAGCCCGTCACCAGGGCTACGTGCTGAACAGATCTGTTCAGGGCTAATACCTCCAGCAGATTAACTTGGCACGAATCAAACCATTTTCTGCTAGTAATGATCAACATTGAGATTTGTGAATTTAAATCGAAAGAAAAATTCGATAAATTTGTACTTAGATTTGCGTCACCATTTTAAACAAGAAAACTGGTGAGTCACGCGGTGAGTCAATTTTCGAACAACGAATAATTGACTGAAGATCAAAAGAATACAGGGTCGGGTTCTGATCCCTCCCTCTCCGCTGATAACGTTAACAAAAGTGTCAAAAAGCCCTTTAATTGTAAATTAAAGGGCTTTTTCTATTTTTCACCCTACCAAAAATCGCATAAAAACGCATAATTCTATTGCATCATTCGTAGCGTCTTTTAAATCAAAAAAAAGACGCAATGAAAAACGACATAAAACACTGTAATACAAGATTTTTACGATAAAAACATCTTGTCTAACAATGGCAATAAAACTAAATTTATCATCTTTAAAAATGCACTTTTATGATTGAAAAAAGCTTTGGTTTACTATTTTTCCTAAAACAAGCTAAAAATCAAACTGGTAACCTAAGTGGACATTCCGGAACCGATGATCAATGCGTTCCGGAAAAGCGTTCAGGGAGTTCCGTTACACTTTGACCATGCTATCTCCTTGAACCAGATCTTTTAAATTTTATACTCTTCAACACATTCACAGCTCTAATCGGCATGGAACAGCATGGTCAAGCATCTGGGAACATCCAACGTACACGAAATTTCATAGATCGAACTGGCCTTAAGAAATACGTAACGGCTGACCACTTTGAAGTACTCGGCGGACAATGATCCTAAGTCAATCTATCCTTGATCCTAAGTCAATCTATCCTATTAAACAAGCGTTGCTTTTCTCAATTTAAATTTCGGCTGTTACTGGATTTTAGTAACCTAAAGTGGAGTGCTTGCTCTCACTTATAGGTCGCTACAGGTTTTTAGCTTATAAGCAGCAATATGATTCGCTTATATGTTGATCAGTCTATGCATTGAAAAGGCTTACTTATTAACGACTTTGCCTCATCATTTGATCCTCATCTCGCATTCGCTTTTGCTCGAAAATACGTGGCACGTTAGCTTCTAATTTCCCGGCGCATGAATAGAAAATAAGCCAAACCAAAACAACAGGTCACTGAGGCTAACAGACCGCTTAATTGTGGCCACACCACCAACAGGCTCTGGGTAAACGGCAATGGCGAAGGAATTGCACCCGCCATTTGTTCCATCGTCAGCGGCCCGAGACTCCGAACTGATGGCATGAGCAGCGTTGTAACCGCATCCGTGTAAAGCTGATTAGGAGATATGCGCAGGATGTTCAACACAACATCGTTATAGGCAATCGCCTGCTCCTGGGTAAGTTGGGCAGCGTCCGGCAACAGCGATCTCAGCGCCACGTCAACCAATATCTGGTAAAACACTGTAAAAAAAAGCCAAAGACCTATACAGGTGATAGCCGAAGTGGCAGCTTGTTTGAATACAATGGAAAGCGTCATGGACAAGGCCAGCCAAAACGCGACATAAGTTATTGTGACGAAAACAAAACCAGTAACTCTAAGTACCTCGTCCGGTTCCATCCGTACGCCCGTCAAGATAAGGCCTGCACCGATCATCAGCAACGCGAGAACTATAAATAGACTGCTTATGATCAGCAGGGCGCTGCTGAATTTCGCGAGCAAAAGGTTATCCCGGTAAACCGGCTGAGCCATGAGCCGTATAAGGGTACCGTTGTTCTTTTCAGAATTGATGGCATCAAAACCCAAACCGATACCCAGCAAGGGTGCTAAAAAACTCAAAAAAATGTGAAAAGGCGGAATGGTGTTATCCGTTACTGTCAGCAACTTAAGATAAAGAAAATTCTGATCCGGATTATGTAACATAGCGCCAGTTGGCTTAATGTTTGAAAGCGAAGTATAAATAGCAGCTATAAATGTCAGCACAATCAGTGCTACCAGGACAATGAAGCGCCAGCTACGTATATGGTCAGTTGTTTCCTTACGTAGGATCACAGCGAACGCGCCCCTCTCAGGCTGTCCTTTTGTAATCACTTTTTCCGGTTTGCGTTTCAAAATATCTTTGGTAAATATCGTCAAGTCCATAATTTTTTTGATTTACACTCATGATGTTATGATCATTTTCAACTAAGAAACGTACCAGGGACGGGGTAATATTCCTGTTGCAGCTGAACACTATCGTTTCACCCTGATATGAAATATCATCGATGGCGTCCCATCCCTGCAGCACCCGTTCCGGTGGCCAGGGATGGCTCAAATGCTCGTCGAGGGCAATTGAGGTAACATAGCCGTTCTTCCCAAACAATTTCTCGGCGAGCTGGGGCAGGTCACCTTCTGCCAGAAGCCGCCCCTCTACAAATATGCCTACCCGGTCACATACCTGCTGTACATGATGTAAATGGTGCGACGATAGTAAGACGGTCAGGCCTTGCTCCCGGCTCAGCTTCCTGATCAACACTAAAAAATCTTTAACGCCGGTGGGATCGATCCCAAGCGTAGGTTCATCTAAGATGATCACCTCCGGGCCCTTGATGAGCACTTCCGCAAGGCCCAAGCGTTGCTTCATGCCCCTGGAAAATGTCGCAGTTTTTTTAAGCCCCACCTCGCTCAGCCCGACAAGCTCAAGCACCAATTCTACTTTATGCTTAAGCTGATGCTCTGCCAGGCCATTAAGCCTACCGATATACAACAGGTTGTCCAACGCGGTCATGTGATCATAAAAACCAACACTATCCGGCATATAGCCGACTTTGGTCTTTACTTTGATGGGATCGGTGGTAGCATTATACCCACACACGGTTGCTGATCCTTCGGTCGGTTCGGTCAGACCCAGCATCATGAGTATACTGGTGGTTTTACCCGCGCCGTTAGGCCCGAGCAAGCCGAAGATCTCTCCTTTATTCACCTGTAAATTTAAATTATCGACAGCCAGGTGATTGCCGTAACGTTTAGTCAGGCCCTTTAATTGTATGATAGGAACATCCATTTGCATATATCGATTATCTTCGGCCATATTTACGAATAAGGTAATAGACGATACCGATAGCCACGAGAATGACGGTTATGCCGAGCCAGCCAGCCAGTAGAG
The sequence above is a segment of the Mucilaginibacter celer genome. Coding sequences within it:
- a CDS encoding response regulator, which codes for MVDAVTDILSFNKLGNVKPDLILLDDWLSDGYGHLLCRALKQNRQTKTIPVVLISAKNDIECIAEKSHADDYIPKPFDLDFFMDKVQSWLSPHQNALRPD
- a CDS encoding NAD(P)H-dependent oxidoreductase encodes the protein MLIRFLNFAVYSSGPYQVYDFVPTYLKGVLGFMGMTDLKIFRAEGLAYPGQAEAALQRGISSIAL
- a CDS encoding putative quinol monooxygenase — protein: MEKLALLARLEAKPGKEQQVADLLKSALPLAEAEPGTIRWYALQLSPSTFGIFDTFADEAGRDAHLGGEIPKALAAVANDLLAVRPVIEKVDLLAIK
- a CDS encoding SDR family NAD(P)-dependent oxidoreductase; its protein translation is MSRLKNKVAVVTGAAKGIGAAIAKHFAAEGAKVVINYVSSKEAAEQVVKAITDNGGIAIAVQADVSNEADVTRLFEETAKAFGGLNILVNNAVAQGYAPIEGISVAGFHQSFNVNVLGPILTIQAALKLFGDKGGNIINISSGASKMPLPGASLYSATKAALDAFTIALAKELGVKSVRVNSILPGATETEGATEAGVTAGSDYEKMFIEKTPLGRRGQPEDIAKAAVFLASDDAAWITGEQISVSGGMYGF
- a CDS encoding NADPH-dependent F420 reductase, producing the protein MTNSANYAIIGFGKIGQALAKAFARKGIKVAVATTRDPESFTSDAAAIGPEIIATTLADAVKADVIFLAVRFAAHRDVAKALPNWEGKIIVDVTNAYGVPPEQMNGLPSAKFVAQAFTGGKLVKGFNHLGAAILEQNPSVHGGRRVVYLASDDEAAAAEIGALAEDLGFVPVKLGGLAEGGLLVQAHGNTWGQLIFQDLVKFKS
- a CDS encoding SDR family NAD(P)-dependent oxidoreductase, with the translated sequence MSRLTNKVAVITGGNSGIGLGIALEFKYEGAKGVVVGRNQETLDRSVARLGENFIGINADVTNLADLERVFAATAEKFGKIDIIVANAGAGAVGTVATFYEAAFDQAIDLNLKSVYFTVQKALPYMNDGGSIILIGSNAAHRAYANFTLYGAAKAAVIYLAKGFSSDLLDRKIRANVITPGTTDTPAFDKFVPVEQMEAVKRHFADQMPIGRIGQPSDIGKTAVFLASDDSSFMLGAELLVDGGMTYLSK
- a CDS encoding winged helix-turn-helix transcriptional regulator; the encoded protein is MRDERFCASNCPFTRAIGTIGNKWKPIIINVIGTRTVRFGQLDSIIPLISRKVLTEQLKELEEDGLLERMAYKELPPRVEYKLSEKGLAFLPILESIKAWNCKYEVAPLTEALDQKSRITYAN
- a CDS encoding NAD-dependent dehydratase, whose product is MLIITSRKWFDSCQVNLLEVLALNRSVQHVALVTGLKHYLGPFEAYAQAGFLPETPLREEHPRLDIENFYYAQEDEVYTAAERDGFTWSIHRPHTVIGQAVGNAMNLGTTLAVYASICKETDRPFIFPGSAAQWNGLSDVTDARILAAQLIWASTTDAARNQAFNIVNGDVFRWSRLWSRIAAYFGVESAGFDGTIHPLERTMADDAPVWREIAQKYHLKEPALNRLASPWHTDLDLGRPIEVMTDMSKSRKLGFTVYQDTEDGFYDLFKQLREARLIP
- a CDS encoding ABC transporter permease — translated: MDLTIFTKDILKRKPEKVITKGQPERGAFAVILRKETTDHIRSWRFIVLVALIVLTFIAAIYTSLSNIKPTGAMLHNPDQNFLYLKLLTVTDNTIPPFHIFLSFLAPLLGIGLGFDAINSEKNNGTLIRLMAQPVYRDNLLLAKFSSALLIISSLFIVLALLMIGAGLILTGVRMEPDEVLRVTGFVFVTITYVAFWLALSMTLSIVFKQAATSAITCIGLWLFFTVFYQILVDVALRSLLPDAAQLTQEQAIAYNDVVLNILRISPNQLYTDAVTTLLMPSVRSLGPLTMEQMAGAIPSPLPFTQSLLVVWPQLSGLLASVTCCFGLAYFLFMRREIRS
- a CDS encoding ABC transporter ATP-binding protein, which encodes MAEDNRYMQMDVPIIQLKGLTKRYGNHLAVDNLNLQVNKGEIFGLLGPNGAGKTTSILMMLGLTEPTEGSATVCGYNATTDPIKVKTKVGYMPDSVGFYDHMTALDNLLYIGRLNGLAEHQLKHKVELVLELVGLSEVGLKKTATFSRGMKQRLGLAEVLIKGPEVIILDEPTLGIDPTGVKDFLVLIRKLSREQGLTVLLSSHHLHHVQQVCDRVGIFVEGRLLAEGDLPQLAEKLFGKNGYVTSIALDEHLSHPWPPERVLQGWDAIDDISYQGETIVFSCNRNITPSLVRFLVENDHNIMSVNQKNYGLDDIYQRYFETQTGKSDYKRTA